In Fusobacterium sp. SYSU M8D902, the following proteins share a genomic window:
- a CDS encoding L-threonylcarbamoyladenylate synthase, producing MKVIYDLKNIDFNRIKELLEEKEIVVYPTDTVYGVGGLITSEEAIKKIYQAKERSYNSPIIALVSSVDKVEEIAYINEKNRDLIERLIERFWPGGLTIILKKREFVPDILTAKGDTIGIRMPNLDIALKIIESVGGVLPTTSANISGETTPRSYDEVSERFRERVGILIDGGKSPLGEESTIIDMSNEPKIVRVGAIPVEEIEKVIGKI from the coding sequence ATGAAAGTGATATATGATTTAAAAAACATAGATTTTAATAGAATAAAAGAGTTGCTAGAGGAGAAGGAGATAGTTGTATATCCCACAGATACTGTATATGGAGTGGGAGGTTTAATCACCTCTGAAGAGGCAATAAAGAAGATATATCAAGCTAAAGAGAGAAGTTATAACTCTCCTATAATTGCTTTGGTAAGTAGTGTGGACAAGGTAGAGGAGATAGCTTATATAAATGAGAAGAATAGAGATCTAATAGAGAGATTGATAGAGAGATTTTGGCCAGGAGGACTTACAATCATTTTGAAAAAAAGAGAGTTTGTTCCAGATATCTTAACAGCTAAGGGAGATACTATAGGGATCAGAATGCCAAATTTAGATATAGCTTTAAAAATAATAGAATCAGTAGGGGGGGTACTACCAACTACTAGTGCTAATATTTCTGGAGAAACTACTCCGAGATCTTATGATGAGGTTTCTGAAAGATTTAGAGAGAGAGTAGGAATTTTGATAGATGGTGGAAAATCTCCATTGGGAGAGGAATCAACTATAATAGATATGAGTAATGAACCTAAGATAGTAAGAGTAGGGGCAATACCTGTAGAAGAGATTGAAAAAGTAATTGGAAAGATATAG